In Nocardia asteroides, the following proteins share a genomic window:
- a CDS encoding cytochrome P450 family protein, which translates to MSNQPLALDLTGIDIQGENERIRARGPVAPVELMGVPAWSVTDAELLKQLLADPRVSKDAAQHWGSFINGEVSAEWPLFPWVAVDNMFTAYGADHRRLRKLVSPAFTHRRTAALRPRVEELVTTLLDDIAQTPAGESVDLRETFAYPVPIQVICELMGVPDEMEPALRTCVARFFDTEISPEAAQANYVEMFGLIGDLVALRRDHPGDDMTSVLISTRDEDGERLTEKEMVDTLMLVINAGHETTVNLLDQAIFNLLTHPEQLAAVREGRATWDDVIEETLRYESPVAHLPLRYAVDDIEIGDIRIAKGEAILASYAAAGRDPRVHGASAATFDVTRIKKDHVAFGHGAHHCIGAPLARLEAAIALPALFDRFPALRFAVDPAAVPPVIGFISNGHRELPVFVGAS; encoded by the coding sequence GTGAGTAATCAACCACTGGCGCTTGATCTGACCGGTATCGATATTCAGGGCGAGAACGAGCGAATTCGCGCGCGTGGGCCGGTGGCGCCGGTCGAATTGATGGGTGTGCCCGCGTGGTCGGTGACCGACGCCGAGCTGCTGAAACAACTCCTCGCCGACCCACGGGTATCCAAAGACGCCGCCCAGCACTGGGGGTCGTTCATCAACGGTGAGGTCAGCGCCGAATGGCCGCTGTTTCCCTGGGTCGCGGTCGACAACATGTTCACGGCCTACGGCGCCGATCACCGGCGGCTGCGCAAGCTGGTCTCGCCCGCCTTCACCCACCGCCGGACCGCCGCGTTGCGGCCGCGCGTCGAAGAGCTGGTGACCACGCTGCTCGACGACATCGCGCAGACCCCGGCGGGCGAGAGCGTCGATCTGCGCGAGACCTTCGCCTACCCGGTGCCGATCCAGGTGATCTGCGAGCTGATGGGTGTGCCCGACGAGATGGAGCCGGCGCTGCGCACCTGCGTCGCCCGCTTCTTCGACACCGAGATCTCCCCGGAAGCCGCGCAGGCCAACTACGTCGAGATGTTCGGCCTGATCGGTGACCTGGTCGCGTTGCGCCGTGACCATCCCGGCGACGACATGACCAGCGTCCTGATCTCCACGCGCGACGAGGACGGGGAGCGACTGACCGAGAAGGAGATGGTCGACACCCTGATGCTGGTCATCAACGCCGGCCACGAGACCACCGTCAACCTGCTCGATCAGGCCATCTTCAACCTGCTCACCCATCCCGAGCAGCTCGCCGCCGTCCGCGAGGGCCGCGCCACCTGGGACGATGTCATCGAGGAGACGCTGCGTTACGAATCGCCCGTCGCGCACCTGCCGCTGCGCTACGCGGTCGACGACATCGAGATCGGCGACATCCGTATCGCCAAGGGCGAAGCCATCCTCGCCTCCTACGCCGCGGCGGGCCGTGACCCCCGGGTGCACGGCGCGAGCGCGGCCACCTTCGACGTCACCCGGATCAAGAAGGACCACGTGGCCTTCGGTCACGGCGCCCACCACTGCATCGGCGCCCCGCTGGCCCGCCTCGAGGCCGCGATCGCCCTGCCCGCCCTGT
- a CDS encoding cytochrome P450, which translates to MPWTIGPTDTFEGPRFPMYTDEFAADPHRSYRELRRRYGAFAPVELAPGVPATLVIGYREAVRILNDPDNFPADPRAWEVTVPDDCPVKPMMMWYPNVLRNTGVAHARYRQANVGAIDGVDLHGLHAIVEREAIPLINTFCESGAADLVSQYAFPLVFAGLNHMLGCPGEIGQRVTTGMAMLFDSVDDGAVQGMTMLSAALMDLIELKRREPGDDMVTRLLQHHAGLDDTEMLYNIISIYGAGLEPQQNLIVNTLRLILTDERFAGSVIGGSLSARDALDEVLFDDPPMANFAISYPRHPTPVGDLWLPANQPVMISFAACNNDPAIGGERTGNRSHLAWSSGPHACPAKSVASLVAQEAVDQLLDALPELRLAVREDELSWRPGPFHRALAALPVVFPASPPLNVM; encoded by the coding sequence ATGCCCTGGACGATCGGTCCGACCGACACCTTCGAGGGACCCCGGTTCCCGATGTACACCGACGAATTCGCCGCCGATCCACACCGCAGCTACCGCGAATTACGCCGCCGCTACGGCGCGTTCGCGCCGGTGGAACTGGCGCCCGGGGTGCCGGCGACCTTGGTGATCGGCTATCGCGAGGCAGTGCGGATCCTGAACGACCCGGACAACTTCCCGGCCGACCCGCGCGCGTGGGAGGTCACGGTGCCCGACGACTGCCCGGTGAAGCCGATGATGATGTGGTACCCGAACGTGTTGCGCAACACCGGTGTCGCGCACGCGCGCTATCGGCAGGCCAATGTCGGCGCCATCGACGGTGTCGACCTGCACGGTCTGCACGCCATCGTGGAACGCGAAGCCATTCCGCTGATCAACACCTTCTGCGAGAGCGGCGCGGCGGATCTGGTCTCGCAGTACGCCTTTCCGCTGGTCTTCGCCGGGCTCAACCACATGCTGGGCTGCCCGGGCGAGATCGGCCAGCGCGTGACCACCGGCATGGCCATGCTGTTCGACTCGGTCGACGACGGCGCCGTGCAGGGCATGACCATGCTCAGCGCGGCCCTGATGGACCTGATCGAACTGAAGCGGCGCGAACCCGGCGACGACATGGTGACCCGCCTGCTGCAGCACCACGCCGGACTCGACGACACCGAGATGCTCTACAACATCATCAGCATCTACGGCGCCGGTCTCGAACCGCAGCAGAATCTCATCGTCAACACCCTGCGGCTGATCCTGACCGACGAACGTTTCGCCGGCAGCGTCATCGGTGGCAGCCTCTCGGCCCGCGACGCGTTGGACGAGGTGCTGTTCGACGATCCGCCGATGGCGAACTTCGCCATCTCCTACCCGCGTCATCCCACGCCCGTCGGCGATCTGTGGCTGCCCGCGAATCAGCCGGTGATGATCAGTTTCGCGGCGTGCAACAACGATCCCGCGATCGGCGGCGAGCGCACCGGCAACCGCTCGCATCTGGCGTGGAGCAGCGGCCCGCACGCCTGCCCCGCCAAATCGGTGGCGTCGCTGGTGGCGCAGGAAGCCGTGGATCAGCTCCTGGACGCGCTGCCGGAGTTGCGCTTGGCGGTGCGAGAGGATGAACTGTCTTGGCGCCCTGGGCCTTTCCATCGGGCGTTGGCGGCCCTGCCGGTGGTCTTCCCGGCCAGTCCGCCATTGAATGTGATGTAG
- a CDS encoding class II glutamine amidotransferase, producing the protein MAYSGEPILAGELLFTPRHSLIDQSLHSRLGATTTNGDGFGIGWYGEGDEPAVFKSIEPAWNDRNLREVAGQIRTPLFFAHIRASTGTPVQRSNCHPFRHGHWLWMHNGALRGFHDVRRDLVTAIDPALFPDLEGSTDSETLFYLALTFGLVDDPLGAVARAVGFVEDVGRAHDVEYPVQMTVATTDGKSLYVFRYSSERQSRSLFFSTKIAALRALHPEVEVLHRLGDETRFVVSEPLGDLPGAWNEVPESCAGVVRAGDDAVVEFRPVAPV; encoded by the coding sequence ATGGCCTATTCGGGGGAGCCGATTCTTGCCGGGGAATTACTGTTCACCCCGCGGCACTCCTTGATCGACCAGAGTCTGCATTCCCGCCTCGGCGCCACCACCACCAATGGGGACGGTTTCGGGATCGGCTGGTACGGGGAGGGCGACGAGCCCGCGGTGTTCAAGAGTATCGAGCCGGCGTGGAACGACCGGAATCTGCGTGAGGTCGCCGGTCAGATTCGCACCCCGCTGTTCTTCGCGCATATTCGCGCCTCCACCGGAACGCCCGTGCAACGCAGCAATTGCCATCCGTTCCGGCACGGACACTGGCTGTGGATGCACAATGGCGCGCTGCGCGGATTCCACGACGTCCGCCGCGATCTCGTGACCGCCATCGATCCGGCCCTGTTTCCCGATCTCGAAGGGTCGACGGATTCGGAAACTCTGTTCTATCTGGCACTGACATTCGGGCTCGTCGACGATCCGCTCGGCGCCGTCGCCCGCGCGGTCGGATTCGTCGAGGATGTCGGCCGCGCGCATGACGTGGAATATCCGGTCCAGATGACGGTGGCGACCACCGACGGGAAATCCCTGTACGTCTTCCGGTATTCGAGTGAGCGACAGTCGCGTTCGCTGTTCTTCTCGACGAAGATCGCCGCCCTGCGCGCCCTGCATCCCGAGGTGGAGGTATTGCACCGCCTCGGCGACGAAACCCGTTTCGTCGTCTCGGAACCGCTGGGTGATCTGCCCGGCGCGTGGAACGAAGTGCCGGAGTCCTGTGCCGGTGTGGTTCGCGCGGGCGACGACGCGGTCGTGGAGTTCCGTCCCGTCGCGCCGGTCTGA
- a CDS encoding methionyl-tRNA formyltransferase: MRIVSFGFQTWGRKTLQALIDSEHEVVLSVTHPAAESSYKAIWNDSVEELAREHGIPVHLTERADAETIELVKRAEPDVIVVNSWYTWMPAELYDLPPHGTLNLHDSLLPKFTGFSPVLWALISGAEEFGLTVHRMDEQLDTGDILVQKRLPIPAGATGTELVLAGMELIPGAVHEALAALTDGTAVWTPQDKAERTYFHKRSDRDSSIDWSWDAVDLERFVRALSAPYPRAYSHYRGQRVEVLEARISEARYGGTAGRVIVQEGGGAVVCGPQPHRGGNYALVVTRVRTADGTEHEGAEFFGRGGYLTVDPA, encoded by the coding sequence ATGCGCATCGTCTCGTTCGGCTTTCAGACCTGGGGCCGCAAGACCCTGCAGGCACTCATCGACTCCGAGCATGAGGTGGTTCTGTCGGTCACCCATCCGGCCGCGGAATCGTCCTACAAGGCGATCTGGAACGATTCGGTCGAGGAGCTGGCCCGCGAGCACGGCATCCCGGTCCATCTGACCGAGCGCGCCGACGCCGAGACGATCGAGCTGGTCAAGCGCGCCGAACCCGACGTGATCGTGGTGAACAGCTGGTACACCTGGATGCCCGCCGAGCTGTACGACCTGCCGCCGCACGGCACCTTGAACCTGCACGATTCGCTGCTGCCCAAGTTCACCGGTTTCTCCCCGGTGCTGTGGGCACTGATCAGCGGCGCCGAGGAGTTCGGCCTGACCGTGCACCGCATGGACGAGCAGCTCGACACCGGCGACATCCTGGTGCAGAAGCGCCTGCCCATCCCCGCCGGCGCCACCGGCACCGAACTCGTCCTGGCCGGCATGGAGCTGATCCCGGGCGCGGTGCACGAGGCCCTCGCCGCGCTGACCGACGGCACCGCCGTGTGGACGCCGCAGGACAAGGCCGAGCGCACCTACTTCCACAAGCGCTCCGACCGCGACAGCAGCATCGACTGGTCCTGGGACGCGGTCGACCTGGAACGCTTCGTGCGGGCGCTGTCGGCGCCGTACCCGCGCGCCTACTCGCACTACCGCGGGCAGCGCGTCGAGGTGCTCGAGGCGCGGATCTCCGAAGCGCGCTACGGCGGCACCGCCGGGCGGGTCATCGTTCAGGAGGGCGGCGGCGCCGTGGTCTGCGGCCCGCAGCCGCACCGCGGTGGCAACTACGCGCTGGTCGTCACCCGGGTCCGGACCGCCGACGGCACCGAGCACGAGGGCGCGGAGTTCTTCGGCCGCGGTGGCTATCTGACCGTCGACCCGGCCTGA
- a CDS encoding non-ribosomal peptide synthetase, whose translation MWFAQQLLGPVPLTVAQYVDLRGPLDLEIYQRAARAAAHDLGAYLRFTTVDGEPGQIADPGLDDRIAVRDCSGEPDPAAAALAWMRADQCTPFDLAVDSPIVTTVLRLSDQRHLVYTRAHHLALDGYGAIRLQQLLAQHYEAALAGTELSSTAVDSTAVLAEAEQTYRASRRYATDQEYWRGQLADLAAPVSLATRAGDPDPLPIHARAELPDALVARLRERGDFPGNTVVLVAAFAAFLGRLTDADPVTLSLPVTGRTVAALRACGGMTSNIVPLTCAGDTVGGIVASARAGMSGALRHQRYRGADMVRDSGRQARSLSFGPAVNIMNFHAEQVLGPARGRIHLLSTGPVEDLALNVYPVDDSRLRVEFEANRHRYTEAEVTGHLDRFVGFLTAFAAAADEVPIADLPVLTPAERELLVPWRGPQARTAATLSELIAAAVAENPDGTAVVYDDKRWTYREFDAWTDHLADTLQAAGAGPETLVAMVMERSAASVGAVWAIAKTGAGFVPIDAAYPAERIAHILGDCGATVGVTTLAQRSDLPDSVDWTFVDVAGPAAEATAPRAPLPRAAIRPENPAYLIYTSGSTGVPKGVLVTHGGLANLAAERRDRYALRPGARTLHHASPGFDMAVGEILCGLAGAATLVVAPRYVMAGPDLAQLIRRERLTNAIITPAVLATLDPETLPDLKVLGVGGEAIRPDLVSAWSRTRLMRNGYGPTEATDIATIAELEPDRAVTIGAPLRGFHALVLDARLRPVPPGVIGELYIGGPALARGYHGKRALTAARFVADPFGPPNGRVYRTGDLVTITAGPQPELIYHGRSDFQIKVRGHRIEPGEIETALTGLPGVDRAAVTAHEDARGTHLVAYLVPDGPLDVASVRAQIADTLPPYLRPAAYLVLDTLPLTPNGKLDSRRLPAPVFGNNGARAATTPAELTVAAAVAEVLAIDAPCADDDFFDLGGTSLTATALAARLGVDVRTVFDAPTIAALAGRLGDPDRAGIADPVAGPRPDQLAPAPAQLRMWLLNQLYRDSSAYHLPIALRLSGPLDEAALAAAARDVLERHEVLRTVYPDSGSGPQLRILPADDALADTPLVAIPLTQAELDAELAVAIGAPFDVTTDAPIRLALWRLGDDEHVLALVAHHIAADGLSHGPLVADLSAAYTARAAGRAPQWDALPLQYADYTVWQHTRLGDRRDPRSPAARQLAHWVRALGDAPARVPLPTDRTRARGAGRPGGGEGGRVDFAIGAETAAALAGLARQHDATPFMAGYAAFTVLLGHLAGSADVTIGTPVAGRGHPALDRLVGMFVNTLPLRLSVDARESFTAVLARAREVTLAALGNADVPFDHIVEAVNPPRDDTAHPLFEAVFSYENLPAVPSLRLGELDVSTLDIPWQTTHFDLTLTLREQPETGGLAASFQYATDLYDPATVQGFATRFHDILAAIVTRPEATLEQLCAGFDAPERAIDHTTQTVAPTAESTEPATVRELAVARVFAEVLDRDSVGVDENFFTLGGTSLLVFTLRAELRDQLGIDADPRTLFEAPTPRAVTAAVSVESLAADEAQWIATLTADAALDPAITVPAGFTPAPTDPGAILLTGATGFVGIHLLRELLDRTSAHIWCLVRADGAEGVYRRLGATLERYGLDRDGLDRVVAVPGDLAAPRFGLTDEAWTELAEHIEVIYHNGARVNHLESYATLRAANIAGTVDILRLAVDTRVKTLHYVSTVSAAVAAGHTGVVTEDTAITVDEVPRNGYLATKWVAEQLVVAAAERGLPVAVHRPGLVAGATGSGANSTDDAFWTLIRSAAHLGVAPDIEGADVTLAPVDYVARALVALATHRQPRGEVYHLVNSAPTGVGDILNTLRRSGFPIEIVPVEVAAERLTGRLAQHADLMRAALIAENYLTGGGDALLVDDTGTRAVLADIGVQCPRIDDTVLTRYVDGFIAAGLLPAPVS comes from the coding sequence GTGTGGTTCGCGCAGCAGCTGCTCGGACCGGTGCCGCTGACCGTGGCCCAGTACGTGGACCTGCGCGGGCCCCTCGACCTGGAGATCTACCAGCGCGCGGCCCGCGCCGCCGCCCACGATCTCGGCGCCTACCTGCGGTTCACCACCGTCGACGGCGAGCCGGGGCAGATCGCCGATCCCGGCCTCGACGACCGGATCGCGGTCCGGGACTGCTCGGGCGAACCCGATCCGGCGGCCGCGGCGCTGGCATGGATGCGCGCCGATCAGTGCACGCCGTTCGACCTGGCCGTCGATTCACCCATCGTGACCACCGTGCTGCGGCTGAGCGACCAGCGGCATCTGGTGTACACGCGCGCCCATCACCTGGCGCTCGACGGCTACGGCGCGATCCGGTTGCAGCAGCTGCTGGCTCAGCACTACGAGGCCGCGCTGGCCGGGACCGAACTGTCCTCGACGGCGGTGGATTCCACGGCCGTCCTGGCCGAGGCGGAGCAGACGTATCGGGCGTCGCGGCGCTACGCGACCGATCAGGAGTACTGGCGCGGGCAGCTCGCCGACCTCGCCGCACCGGTGAGCCTGGCGACACGCGCCGGCGATCCGGACCCGCTGCCGATCCACGCCCGTGCCGAACTCCCCGACGCGCTGGTCGCCCGGCTGCGCGAGCGCGGCGACTTTCCGGGCAACACCGTCGTGCTCGTCGCTGCGTTCGCGGCGTTCCTCGGCAGGCTCACCGACGCCGATCCGGTGACGCTGAGCTTGCCGGTCACCGGGCGCACCGTGGCCGCGCTGCGCGCCTGCGGCGGCATGACCTCCAATATCGTGCCGTTGACCTGCGCGGGCGACACCGTCGGCGGCATCGTCGCCAGCGCCCGCGCCGGGATGAGCGGCGCGCTGCGTCATCAGCGCTATCGCGGCGCCGACATGGTCCGCGACAGCGGGCGGCAGGCACGGTCGCTGAGCTTCGGTCCCGCGGTCAACATCATGAACTTCCACGCCGAGCAGGTGCTGGGTCCGGCGCGCGGCCGCATCCACCTGCTCTCGACCGGACCGGTCGAGGATCTCGCGCTCAATGTGTACCCGGTCGACGATTCCCGGCTGCGCGTCGAGTTCGAGGCCAATCGCCATCGCTACACCGAGGCGGAGGTCACCGGGCATCTGGACCGGTTCGTCGGCTTCCTCACCGCCTTCGCCGCGGCGGCCGACGAGGTCCCGATCGCCGACCTGCCGGTGCTCACCCCCGCCGAACGGGAACTGCTGGTGCCGTGGCGCGGCCCGCAGGCGCGGACCGCGGCGACGCTGAGCGAGCTGATCGCGGCCGCGGTCGCCGAGAATCCCGACGGCACGGCCGTCGTCTACGACGACAAGCGCTGGACCTACCGCGAATTCGACGCGTGGACCGACCACCTCGCCGACACGTTGCAGGCGGCGGGCGCCGGCCCGGAGACGCTGGTCGCGATGGTCATGGAACGCTCGGCCGCGTCGGTGGGCGCCGTCTGGGCCATCGCCAAGACCGGCGCCGGGTTCGTGCCGATCGACGCCGCCTACCCGGCCGAGCGCATCGCCCACATCCTGGGCGACTGCGGCGCCACGGTGGGTGTCACCACGCTCGCGCAGCGCTCGGATCTGCCGGACTCGGTGGACTGGACGTTCGTCGACGTCGCCGGGCCCGCCGCCGAGGCCACCGCGCCGCGTGCCCCGTTGCCCCGGGCCGCTATCCGCCCCGAAAACCCGGCCTACCTCATCTACACCTCCGGCTCGACCGGTGTGCCCAAGGGCGTGCTGGTGACCCACGGCGGCCTGGCGAACCTGGCTGCCGAACGCCGTGACCGCTACGCGCTGCGTCCGGGCGCACGCACCCTGCACCACGCCTCCCCCGGCTTCGACATGGCGGTCGGCGAGATCCTGTGCGGCCTGGCCGGGGCGGCGACGCTGGTCGTGGCGCCGCGGTATGTGATGGCCGGACCCGATCTGGCCCAGCTGATCCGGCGCGAACGGCTCACCAACGCCATCATCACCCCGGCGGTGCTCGCGACCCTGGATCCCGAGACACTGCCGGACCTGAAGGTCCTCGGCGTCGGCGGGGAGGCGATCCGTCCCGACCTGGTCTCCGCGTGGTCGCGAACCCGGTTGATGCGCAACGGATACGGCCCCACCGAGGCCACCGACATCGCGACCATCGCCGAGCTCGAGCCGGACCGTGCCGTCACGATCGGCGCGCCCCTGCGCGGGTTCCACGCGCTGGTCCTGGACGCCCGGTTGCGGCCGGTGCCGCCCGGGGTGATCGGCGAGCTCTACATCGGTGGACCCGCGCTGGCTCGCGGCTATCACGGCAAGCGCGCGCTCACCGCGGCCCGGTTCGTCGCCGACCCGTTCGGTCCGCCCAACGGCCGGGTGTACCGCACCGGTGACCTGGTCACCATCACCGCGGGCCCCCAGCCCGAACTGATCTACCACGGCCGCAGCGACTTCCAGATCAAGGTGCGTGGGCATCGCATCGAGCCGGGCGAGATCGAGACCGCGCTCACCGGGCTGCCCGGCGTCGACCGTGCCGCCGTCACCGCGCACGAGGACGCGCGCGGCACCCACCTGGTGGCCTATCTGGTCCCGGACGGGCCCCTGGATGTGGCATCGGTGCGCGCCCAGATCGCCGACACCCTGCCGCCGTATCTGCGCCCGGCCGCCTATCTCGTCCTGGACACGCTGCCGTTGACGCCGAACGGCAAGCTCGATAGCCGTCGGCTGCCCGCGCCGGTGTTCGGCAACAACGGTGCCCGCGCCGCCACCACACCGGCGGAGCTGACCGTCGCGGCGGCCGTGGCCGAGGTGCTCGCGATCGACGCGCCCTGCGCCGACGACGACTTCTTCGATCTGGGCGGCACCTCGCTCACCGCCACCGCGCTGGCGGCTCGCCTCGGCGTCGATGTCCGCACGGTTTTCGACGCGCCGACGATCGCGGCGCTGGCCGGACGACTGGGCGATCCCGACCGTGCCGGCATCGCCGACCCGGTGGCGGGACCGCGGCCCGACCAGCTGGCGCCCGCGCCCGCCCAGCTGCGGATGTGGCTGCTGAATCAGCTGTACCGGGACTCCTCGGCCTATCACCTGCCGATCGCGCTGCGCCTGTCGGGCCCGCTCGACGAGGCGGCGCTGGCCGCCGCGGCCCGGGATGTGCTGGAGCGCCACGAAGTCCTGCGCACGGTCTATCCCGACAGTGGAAGCGGACCTCAGCTGCGCATCCTCCCGGCCGACGACGCCCTGGCGGACACCCCGCTCGTCGCGATCCCCCTCACGCAGGCCGAACTCGACGCCGAACTCGCGGTAGCCATCGGCGCGCCCTTCGACGTCACCACCGACGCGCCCATCCGGCTCGCGCTGTGGCGGCTCGGCGACGACGAGCATGTGCTGGCGCTGGTGGCCCATCACATCGCCGCCGACGGCCTCTCGCACGGCCCGCTCGTCGCCGACCTGTCCGCCGCCTACACCGCGCGGGCCGCGGGCCGGGCGCCGCAGTGGGACGCGCTGCCGCTGCAATACGCCGACTACACCGTGTGGCAGCACACCCGCCTCGGTGACCGGCGCGACCCGCGGTCACCGGCCGCGCGCCAGCTCGCGCACTGGGTGCGGGCCCTCGGGGACGCACCCGCCCGGGTCCCCCTGCCGACCGACCGGACCCGTGCTCGCGGTGCCGGACGACCCGGCGGCGGCGAAGGCGGGCGGGTGGATTTCGCGATCGGCGCCGAAACCGCCGCCGCACTCGCCGGGCTGGCCCGGCAGCACGACGCGACACCGTTCATGGCCGGTTACGCCGCCTTCACCGTGCTCCTCGGTCACCTCGCCGGGTCCGCCGACGTCACGATCGGCACGCCGGTGGCCGGTCGCGGTCATCCCGCGCTGGACCGCCTGGTCGGCATGTTCGTCAACACGCTGCCGCTGCGGCTGAGCGTCGACGCGCGGGAGAGCTTCACCGCCGTCCTGGCACGCGCGCGGGAGGTCACCCTCGCCGCCCTCGGCAATGCCGACGTGCCGTTCGACCACATCGTGGAGGCGGTCAACCCGCCGCGCGACGACACCGCGCACCCACTGTTCGAGGCCGTGTTCTCCTACGAGAACCTGCCCGCCGTGCCCTCGCTGCGCCTGGGCGAGCTCGACGTGAGCACCCTCGACATCCCTTGGCAGACAACCCATTTCGACCTCACGCTCACCTTGCGTGAACAGCCGGAGACGGGTGGTCTGGCAGCGAGCTTCCAGTACGCCACCGACCTCTACGACCCGGCCACGGTGCAGGGCTTCGCGACCCGGTTCCACGACATCCTCGCCGCGATCGTCACGCGTCCGGAGGCCACACTCGAACAACTGTGCGCCGGCTTCGACGCACCGGAACGGGCCATCGACCACACCACTCAGACCGTGGCCCCGACGGCCGAATCCACCGAACCCGCCACTGTGCGCGAACTCGCCGTTGCCCGCGTGTTCGCCGAAGTGCTCGACCGCGACTCGGTCGGGGTCGACGAGAACTTCTTCACCCTCGGCGGCACCTCGCTGCTGGTGTTCACCCTGCGCGCCGAACTGCGCGACCAGCTCGGCATCGACGCCGACCCGCGCACCCTGTTCGAGGCCCCGACACCGCGCGCGGTGACCGCGGCGGTCTCGGTGGAGTCGCTGGCCGCCGACGAGGCGCAGTGGATCGCGACGCTCACCGCCGACGCGGCACTGGATCCGGCCATCACCGTGCCCGCCGGGTTCACCCCAGCCCCGACCGACCCGGGCGCGATCCTGCTCACCGGCGCCACCGGTTTCGTCGGCATCCACCTGCTGCGCGAACTGCTCGACCGCACCTCCGCGCACATCTGGTGCCTGGTGCGCGCCGACGGCGCCGAGGGCGTCTACCGCAGGCTCGGCGCGACACTGGAACGCTACGGACTCGACCGCGACGGGCTCGACCGGGTCGTCGCCGTCCCCGGTGACCTGGCCGCGCCCCGGTTCGGCCTCACCGACGAGGCGTGGACCGAGCTGGCCGAGCACATCGAGGTGATCTACCACAACGGTGCCCGCGTCAACCATCTCGAGTCCTACGCGACCCTGCGCGCGGCGAATATCGCCGGGACCGTGGACATTCTGCGGCTGGCGGTGGACACCCGGGTCAAGACCCTGCACTACGTGTCCACGGTGTCGGCCGCGGTTGCCGCCGGACACACCGGCGTGGTCACCGAAGACACCGCGATCACCGTGGACGAGGTGCCACGCAACGGATACCTGGCCACCAAGTGGGTGGCCGAACAGCTCGTCGTGGCCGCGGCCGAACGCGGCCTTCCGGTCGCCGTGCACCGGCCCGGCCTGGTCGCCGGCGCCACCGGCAGCGGCGCGAACAGCACCGACGACGCGTTCTGGACCCTCATCCGGTCGGCCGCGCACCTGGGTGTCGCGCCCGACATCGAGGGTGCCGATGTCACCCTGGCGCCGGTGGACTACGTGGCCCGCGCCCTGGTCGCCCTGGCCACCCACCGGCAGCCGCGCGGGGAGGTCTACCACCTCGTCAACAGCGCGCCGACCGGCGTCGGCGACATCCTGAACACCCTGCGCCGCAGTGGTTTCCCGATCGAGATCGTCCCGGTCGAGGTCGCCGCCGAACGTTTGACCGGCCGCCTGGCCCAGCACGCCGACCTGATGCGCGCTGCCCTGATCGCCGAGAACTACCTCACCGGCGGCGGCGACGCCCTGCTGGTCGACGACACCGGCACCCGCGCCGTCCTCGCCGACATCGGCGTGCAGTGCCCGCGCATCGACGACACCGTCCTCACCCGCTATGTGGACGGATTCATCGCCGCGGGGCTGCTTCCCGCTCCGGTGAGCTGA
- a CDS encoding LGFP repeat-containing protein yields the protein MAFEVKGTIGDHYNEAGGASSPLGEPISEELDAAKGGKYQEFAGGVIYFNLATGTKTVYGAIRQAWEAEGGAGGRLGYPTSDELGIDGGKISHFENGSISYSIADDAVTVNAN from the coding sequence ATGGCATTCGAAGTCAAGGGCACGATCGGCGACCACTACAACGAGGCCGGTGGCGCGTCGAGCCCGCTGGGTGAGCCGATCTCGGAGGAGCTGGACGCCGCCAAGGGCGGCAAGTACCAGGAGTTTGCCGGCGGCGTCATCTACTTCAACCTCGCCACGGGCACCAAGACCGTCTACGGCGCGATCCGTCAGGCCTGGGAGGCCGAGGGCGGCGCCGGCGGCCGCCTGGGCTACCCGACCTCCGACGAGCTCGGCATCGACGGCGGCAAGATCAGTCACTTCGAGAACGGCTCGATCAGCTACTCGATCGCCGACGACGCGGTGACGGTCAACGCGAACTGA